Proteins encoded by one window of Paenibacillus sp. DCT19:
- a CDS encoding helix-turn-helix domain-containing protein: MHNISPYIQLQKYALLCPTPLSSESTLQNIRIENNHADCCTLLIIMDHGVRLHIDNVTQILRQGSCIILSYQHIYRLETDNSQARVAWFTFKNFEVDGLILRRVPYATLISGYPYKLPMSILKTTLVGEDWECSWPRNVHVQKHGEVRTQEQPLPTFAPEYLILQAKLQLILGMMAQLEQANPSVDQEKAVHQSLLHMEQHYNKELTVEYLAEMTGMIRWQYSKKFKTITGKQPIEYLTELRVKHAKNLLLRSSETLREIAKQVGFKDEYYFSRRFHQFTGYAPREFANIFSRTHLRIVTDSLGRKVQLPETTNRIVATGTNTIGELLAIGIMPIGAGIATMKSQVIYKNKLHSILDIGLQASPEQVSPLKPDLMLLGNYCERQLSQLDAIAPTIVYSGRNTTYERLLYIADLFNRNKVAEQWINRYEANIRRLRRQLSDQYHVGEHATVYLVLGKNVYVMGQNGFAATLYESLGFRPPAPVNHFIQEGMLWVQIELNQISRYLSDRNFVLSNPSDLQFITPLFSEKSSPYNVHWLDSSWNYDDPITRERLLSVLPSIFTNPKIQRRIL, translated from the coding sequence ATGCACAATATTTCCCCTTACATACAATTACAGAAGTATGCTCTACTTTGTCCTACCCCATTATCGTCAGAGAGTACCCTTCAGAATATACGTATTGAGAATAATCATGCGGATTGCTGTACCTTACTCATCATCATGGATCATGGTGTTCGCCTGCATATCGATAACGTTACCCAAATTTTGCGCCAAGGTAGCTGTATTATCCTTTCTTATCAGCATATCTACCGACTTGAAACAGACAATTCTCAAGCAAGAGTAGCGTGGTTTACCTTTAAAAATTTTGAAGTAGACGGTCTGATCCTGCGTCGAGTTCCATATGCTACGCTTATTTCTGGTTATCCGTACAAATTACCTATGTCCATCTTAAAAACAACACTGGTAGGCGAGGATTGGGAATGCTCCTGGCCACGAAATGTCCATGTGCAAAAACACGGGGAAGTTCGCACACAAGAGCAGCCACTTCCCACCTTTGCCCCGGAATATCTTATTCTTCAGGCTAAACTACAACTAATCCTTGGTATGATGGCTCAACTGGAGCAAGCTAACCCTTCAGTAGATCAGGAAAAAGCAGTACACCAATCCTTGCTGCACATGGAGCAGCATTATAACAAAGAATTGACAGTAGAATACCTAGCCGAGATGACAGGAATGATTCGATGGCAGTACAGCAAAAAATTCAAGACAATTACTGGTAAACAACCGATTGAATATTTGACAGAACTACGCGTAAAGCATGCCAAAAACCTGTTGCTTCGTTCGTCTGAAACATTACGAGAAATCGCGAAGCAAGTCGGATTTAAGGATGAATACTACTTTAGCCGGCGCTTTCATCAATTCACAGGCTATGCACCACGTGAGTTTGCCAATATTTTTTCGCGTACTCACCTAAGAATTGTTACTGATTCTCTTGGTCGGAAGGTACAGCTTCCCGAAACGACTAATCGCATCGTTGCAACTGGAACCAATACAATCGGTGAGTTGCTTGCCATTGGCATTATGCCAATTGGAGCAGGTATTGCTACGATGAAGTCGCAAGTTATATACAAAAACAAGCTGCACAGCATTTTAGATATCGGATTACAAGCATCCCCGGAGCAGGTTTCACCGTTAAAACCGGATCTTATGCTGTTAGGCAATTATTGTGAACGTCAACTGTCACAATTAGATGCCATAGCGCCAACTATTGTATATTCTGGTAGAAACACCACCTACGAACGGTTACTTTACATCGCCGATCTTTTTAATCGAAATAAAGTAGCAGAACAGTGGATTAACCGATATGAGGCAAATATACGGCGTCTACGGCGTCAATTATCCGATCAATATCATGTGGGAGAACACGCTACGGTATATCTTGTATTGGGCAAAAATGTCTATGTCATGGGGCAAAACGGGTTTGCGGCTACGTTATATGAATCCCTTGGCTTTCGTCCCCCTGCACCTGTTAACCACTTCATTCAAGAGGGCATGCTGTGGGTGCAAATTGAACTTAATCAAATTAGCCGGTACCTAAGCGACCGCAACTTTGTACTGTCCAATCCATCAGACCTGCAATTTATCACTCCGTTATTTTCAGAAAAATCGTCACCTTACAACGTTCACTGGTTAGATTCTAGTTGGAACTATGACGATCCAATCACCCGTGAAAGGTTATTGTCTGTTCTACCATCGATCTTCACAAATCCGAAAATACAAAGGAGAATACTTTAG
- the codB gene encoding cytosine permease — translation MSKQDQEFSWQEVPKTQRNHFWKTLSVMLGFTFFSASMLAGGTLGVSLTFMEFIGIVLAGNLVLGIYTGALAHIAAKTGLSTHLLAKYAFGAKGSYLPSFLLGFTQVGWFGVGVAMFAIPVAKAMDWNVYLLIIVFGLAMTASAIYGMKSLIILGYIAVPAIAILGSYSMFEGASTLGGLQGLLDYTPTQTLTAAAALTICIGSFISGGTLTPDFARFSRTSKQAVTATVIAFFLGNSLMFLFGAVGAMAYNLADISEVMFLQGLIIPAIIVLGLNIWTTNDNALYASGLGFANITKISKKFFVIVNGIVGTVFAMWMYNNFVGFLNVLGAAVPSIGAIIIADYFIVKRRSYKPFAEMNFKNVNWIAMIAWAIGVAFAQLAPGVTPLNALLGTAVAYVLLMLIVPSKENKEKGNLNDYTERKIAG, via the coding sequence ATGAGCAAACAAGATCAAGAGTTTTCATGGCAAGAGGTGCCTAAGACGCAACGCAATCATTTTTGGAAGACGTTATCCGTTATGCTGGGGTTCACATTTTTCTCAGCGAGTATGTTGGCAGGGGGAACACTTGGCGTCAGTCTGACGTTTATGGAATTCATCGGTATTGTACTCGCGGGTAACCTGGTGCTCGGTATTTACACAGGAGCGTTGGCACATATCGCTGCCAAGACAGGATTGTCCACACACTTGCTTGCAAAATATGCGTTTGGTGCGAAGGGTTCCTACCTTCCATCCTTCCTGCTCGGCTTTACACAGGTTGGTTGGTTCGGTGTCGGCGTAGCGATGTTCGCCATCCCGGTCGCGAAAGCGATGGACTGGAACGTATATCTGTTGATCATTGTGTTTGGTCTTGCAATGACCGCTTCCGCTATTTACGGCATGAAGTCACTGATCATTCTTGGTTATATTGCAGTTCCCGCGATTGCTATTCTGGGTAGCTACTCCATGTTTGAAGGGGCTAGCACGCTAGGTGGTTTGCAAGGATTACTTGACTACACACCAACACAGACGCTTACTGCGGCAGCAGCATTGACGATCTGCATTGGATCATTTATTAGCGGCGGCACGTTAACGCCCGATTTTGCGCGATTCTCCCGTACTTCCAAACAAGCGGTTACGGCGACAGTTATTGCTTTTTTCCTGGGGAATTCACTCATGTTTCTATTTGGTGCCGTAGGAGCGATGGCTTATAACTTGGCAGATATCTCAGAGGTTATGTTCCTGCAAGGCCTGATCATCCCGGCAATTATCGTTCTGGGTCTGAATATCTGGACGACGAATGATAATGCGCTGTATGCTTCTGGACTCGGTTTTGCCAACATCACCAAAATATCGAAGAAATTTTTCGTAATCGTTAATGGTATCGTAGGTACAGTGTTTGCGATGTGGATGTATAACAACTTCGTTGGTTTCTTGAATGTACTGGGCGCAGCTGTTCCATCGATCGGAGCTATTATTATTGCAGACTACTTTATTGTGAAACGCAGATCGTATAAACCTTTTGCTGAAATGAATTTCAAAAATGTAAACTGGATAGCCATGATTGCTTGGGCCATCGGCGTTGCATTTGCACAGCTTGCACCAGGGGTAACGCCACTTAACGCATTGCTCGGAACAGCGGTAGCTTATGTCTTGCTCATGCTGATTGTTCCATCAAAAGAAAACAAAGAAAAGGGGAATTTGAATGATTATACAGAACGCAAAATTGCGGGGTAA
- a CDS encoding YafY family protein: MNKTERQFAITLELQRNNKMLRAEDLAAQFETSVRTIYRDMQALSEVGVPVFGAPGQGYALMDGYFLPPVTFTAEEAVTLLLGTDFISQRLDNKYSDVVEQVQRKIEAVLPEGVREESTRIRETMKVIHAGEPQIDEKVKSYLSQVRQAILERRKIRMTYLKKIAETDGTRMSIREVDPYGLTLVQGNWTLIGRCDTRKDIRHFRLSRMTELFVLESHYVMPLEFHLSNYRPQDKRNQRITVRANVEIADKIAETGHFYIEAIEKKDDSLLVTYRVHDPEELVPYILGWAGDVEVIEPQSLCERIQEEATRILKRYLPI, encoded by the coding sequence GTGAACAAAACGGAACGGCAGTTCGCAATAACGCTCGAACTTCAGCGCAATAATAAGATGTTGAGGGCGGAGGATTTGGCTGCTCAATTCGAGACTAGCGTGAGAACGATATATCGGGATATGCAGGCATTGAGCGAGGTAGGAGTGCCTGTTTTCGGAGCTCCCGGACAAGGTTATGCCTTGATGGACGGGTATTTTCTCCCGCCAGTTACATTCACCGCAGAAGAGGCTGTAACGCTACTGTTAGGTACGGATTTTATCTCACAGAGGCTTGATAACAAATACAGTGATGTAGTTGAACAAGTACAGCGAAAGATTGAAGCGGTTTTACCTGAAGGAGTACGTGAGGAGTCGACTCGTATACGCGAAACGATGAAAGTGATTCATGCGGGTGAACCGCAGATTGATGAAAAGGTGAAGAGCTATCTAAGCCAGGTACGCCAAGCCATTTTGGAGAGACGAAAAATACGGATGACCTATCTGAAAAAAATAGCTGAGACTGATGGAACTCGTATGAGCATACGAGAGGTCGACCCCTATGGTTTGACACTTGTTCAAGGGAATTGGACGTTGATCGGACGTTGTGATACCCGTAAGGATATTCGACACTTTCGTTTGTCACGAATGACAGAGTTGTTTGTCTTGGAATCACATTATGTTATGCCGCTGGAATTTCACCTTAGTAACTATCGTCCACAGGATAAGAGAAATCAACGAATAACGGTTAGAGCGAATGTTGAAATAGCTGACAAAATTGCGGAGACGGGTCACTTTTATATCGAGGCTATTGAGAAAAAAGACGATAGTCTTCTGGTAACTTATCGTGTCCACGATCCAGAAGAGTTGGTGCCTTATATTTTAGGCTGGGCAGGTGATGTCGAGGTGATTGAACCTCAGTCTTTATGTGAACGAATACAAGAAGAGGCCACTCGGATTCTTAAACGCTACTTACCCATTTGA
- a CDS encoding GerAB/ArcD/ProY family transporter has translation MKQSGSKISTSGVVIVVINSILGAGILTLPRTISKAVKTPDVWISIILSGVLVALVSVLLVTLCRRFPGKSVFEFTPEITGKWVSYLIGLLIIMYFVILCSFEVRVMAEITSMYILERTPSWVTIMVSLWIGIYMISGGLKVIIRVFEIVLPVTLLLLAVVFVLSSRMFELSNLRPLLGEGILPVLKGIKPSFLSYSGYEVLLIITALMADVKTSNKAAIYSILICTIIYLVTIVMVVGNLSLPGIETRTWPTFDMVRSFEIEGVFFERYESLFIVFWLMQIFATYAFKHYFAAVGIRDLFRLKNITGLEYALLPVLYIIAYLPKNLEETFALGDFLGNMTLFLFGLMPLLLLIISIIRKKGGKQSSNEGSGLNSG, from the coding sequence ATGAAACAGTCCGGATCGAAGATCAGCACATCTGGGGTAGTCATTGTCGTTATTAATTCGATCCTTGGAGCCGGAATTTTAACACTACCTCGCACAATTAGTAAAGCAGTAAAAACACCAGATGTGTGGATTTCCATCATCTTGTCAGGTGTATTAGTAGCATTAGTAAGTGTTTTACTCGTTACACTTTGTCGCCGATTTCCTGGCAAATCCGTTTTTGAGTTTACACCTGAAATTACAGGTAAATGGGTTTCCTATCTTATTGGACTGTTGATTATTATGTATTTTGTTATTCTGTGTTCATTCGAAGTTCGAGTGATGGCTGAAATTACAAGCATGTACATTCTTGAACGTACACCAAGCTGGGTTACCATTATGGTCAGCTTATGGATCGGTATTTACATGATTAGCGGTGGTCTTAAAGTAATCATCCGTGTTTTTGAAATTGTATTACCCGTCACCCTCTTATTGTTAGCAGTCGTTTTTGTTCTAAGCAGCAGGATGTTTGAGCTTAGTAATCTCAGACCGCTTCTAGGTGAAGGGATTCTGCCTGTACTAAAAGGAATTAAGCCTTCCTTTCTGTCTTATTCCGGTTATGAAGTGTTATTGATCATTACAGCACTCATGGCAGACGTCAAAACCAGCAATAAAGCTGCTATATATAGCATTCTTATCTGTACCATCATTTATCTGGTTACCATTGTCATGGTCGTAGGAAATTTGTCTTTGCCAGGCATTGAGACTCGTACTTGGCCAACATTTGACATGGTACGTAGCTTCGAAATTGAAGGCGTATTTTTTGAGCGGTACGAATCGCTTTTTATCGTCTTCTGGCTCATGCAAATTTTTGCAACGTATGCGTTTAAGCACTATTTTGCCGCCGTGGGTATTCGAGATTTGTTTCGTCTCAAAAATATCACAGGTCTGGAATATGCGTTGCTGCCTGTACTATATATCATCGCCTATTTACCGAAAAATCTAGAAGAAACGTTCGCCTTAGGTGATTTTCTTGGAAATATGACCCTCTTTTTATTTGGTCTGATGCCATTACTGCTGCTGATCATCAGCATCATTCGTAAAAAAGGAGGTAAGCAATCGTCTAATGAAGGCTCTGGTTTAAACTCAGGCTAA
- a CDS encoding alpha/beta hydrolase: protein MKTAQRMSRWKKILIWTSVIVVALVVGLFVYLSSVTYSPSKQAEAAMQSDGQVLVTEVQQGYRFEPQGTEAVEPNIVFYPGGLVEPTSYSPLARAMAEHGHRVYIAKMPLNLAIFGLNKADTFIAEHPDEAYVIGGHSLGGAFASRYAAEHADQLEGIFYLASYADDGGSLNSTNLSALQITGTDDGVLNWEEWEKTKNNLPKDTTFVSIDGGNHGQFGSYGMQKGDRTPEITEDEQLKQVVQALDNWFNSFNK from the coding sequence TTGAAAACGGCGCAACGCATGAGCAGATGGAAAAAAATACTGATATGGACAAGCGTGATCGTCGTTGCCCTTGTGGTTGGATTGTTTGTGTACCTATCATCGGTGACATACAGCCCATCCAAACAAGCTGAAGCAGCTATGCAAAGTGACGGACAGGTATTGGTCACCGAAGTACAACAAGGCTATCGCTTTGAACCTCAGGGAACGGAAGCTGTGGAGCCCAATATCGTTTTTTATCCCGGAGGTCTGGTGGAACCAACCAGCTATTCCCCGCTAGCAAGAGCAATGGCTGAACACGGTCACAGGGTATATATTGCCAAGATGCCTCTGAACCTGGCCATATTTGGACTAAACAAAGCAGATACATTCATTGCTGAACATCCAGATGAAGCATATGTAATTGGTGGTCATTCACTTGGTGGCGCATTTGCTTCACGCTATGCTGCGGAGCATGCGGATCAGCTTGAGGGAATTTTCTACTTGGCTTCCTACGCTGACGACGGTGGCAGCTTGAATAGTACCAATTTATCTGCATTGCAAATTACAGGAACCGATGATGGCGTATTGAACTGGGAAGAATGGGAGAAAACAAAAAACAATCTTCCGAAGGATACGACATTTGTCAGCATAGATGGAGGAAACCACGGACAATTTGGATCGTACGGCATGCAAAAGGGAGATCGTACACCTGAAATCACTGAGGATGAGCAGCTCAAACAAGTTGTTCAAGCGCTGGATAACTGGTTCAACTCGTTTAACAAGTAA
- a CDS encoding cytosine deaminase, producing MIIQNAKLRGKEGLWNIVVKDGKFVQITETLETTANDEVINVNGSLVLPPFIEPHIHLDTTLTAGEPEWNLSGTLFEGIQRWSERKAFLTHEDVKTRSKTALKWQLAQGIQHVRTHVDVTDPSLIAVKAMLEVKEEMAPYMDIQLVAFPQEGIHSYPNGAELLEESLKMGVDVVGGIPHFEFTREYGVDSMKVAFDLAEKYDRLIDIHCDEIDDEQSRFIEVVAKEAYERGLGSRTTASHTTAMGSYNDAYTYKLFRLLKMADLNFVSNPLVNIHLQGRFDTYPKRRGLTRVKELQEAGLNVCFGHDDIFDPWYPLGTGNMLQVLHMGIHASQLLGYDQIVNSIDLITSNSARTLHIEDVYGIEEGKPANFIVLEAENEYEAIRKQAGVLYSFRNGRKIAETKPRETSILFDGGSEKVTFNK from the coding sequence ATGATTATACAGAACGCAAAATTGCGGGGTAAAGAAGGTCTTTGGAATATTGTAGTAAAAGATGGAAAGTTTGTGCAGATCACAGAAACGCTGGAGACAACAGCTAATGACGAAGTTATTAACGTCAACGGCTCACTTGTCCTGCCACCATTCATTGAACCACATATTCATCTGGATACAACACTTACGGCAGGAGAGCCAGAGTGGAATCTAAGCGGCACACTGTTTGAAGGGATTCAACGTTGGTCTGAACGCAAGGCGTTTTTAACTCATGAGGATGTCAAAACCCGTTCAAAAACGGCATTGAAATGGCAACTGGCTCAAGGCATCCAGCATGTACGGACGCATGTCGATGTGACTGATCCAAGCTTAATCGCAGTAAAAGCGATGCTCGAAGTCAAAGAAGAAATGGCTCCATATATGGACATCCAGCTTGTTGCTTTCCCACAGGAAGGTATTCACTCGTATCCAAACGGCGCGGAATTGCTGGAAGAGTCACTTAAAATGGGCGTTGATGTGGTTGGCGGTATCCCGCACTTTGAATTCACACGTGAATATGGCGTTGATTCCATGAAAGTTGCGTTTGATCTTGCTGAGAAATATGACCGACTGATCGATATACACTGTGATGAGATCGATGATGAGCAATCTCGATTCATAGAGGTTGTGGCGAAGGAAGCTTACGAACGAGGACTAGGTTCCCGAACTACGGCTAGCCACACAACCGCGATGGGGTCATATAATGATGCTTATACGTATAAATTGTTCCGTCTATTGAAGATGGCTGATCTGAACTTTGTGTCTAACCCACTCGTTAACATTCACTTGCAAGGACGCTTTGACACGTATCCGAAGAGAAGAGGACTGACTCGGGTGAAGGAGCTTCAGGAGGCGGGCTTGAATGTATGTTTCGGTCATGATGATATCTTCGACCCGTGGTACCCACTTGGTACAGGCAACATGCTTCAGGTGCTGCATATGGGCATCCATGCTTCACAATTGCTCGGATATGATCAGATCGTGAATTCAATTGATCTTATTACGAGCAATAGTGCAAGAACATTGCACATTGAGGATGTATACGGTATCGAAGAAGGTAAACCAGCCAACTTCATCGTGCTCGAAGCAGAGAATGAATATGAAGCCATTCGCAAACAAGCCGGTGTGCTGTATTCCTTCAGAAATGGTCGTAAAATCGCAGAGACGAAGCCGCGAGAAACATCCATTCTATTTGACGGTGGTTCGGAAAAGGTTACGTTCAACAAGTAA
- a CDS encoding FAD-binding oxidoreductase codes for MDLQSGKLYWPTTVVNAPSYPKLEEDLSCDVLIIGAGSSGAQCANILSEQGLKVVIVDKRKAGEGSTSTNTALIQYAGEKSFVSLCNSFGEEMAARHLKLCEKSINDIERLSSQLPINPDFIRRDSLYYASDKEDVSSLNEEYALLQKYGFKVDLWDEDRIKQAYPFQKAGALYYYDDAEMNPLKFVYGLLEKVTSNGGLMYENTEITGKRFEQDYAVFYTKERHEIRAKHVIIAAGYEDREFKVEKNASLASSYAVITKPIEDWSSWYKRTLIWETARPYVYMRTTPDNRIIIGGMDKDTAYATTRDSKLIASKDKLIHEFNQLFPDIPAEPEYYLGAFYGGTHDGLPIIGQYESYPHCYVIMAYGDNGTVYNGVLAKIVADKIVTGSSPDWDIYLQSRPLIAH; via the coding sequence ATGGATCTGCAAAGTGGAAAATTGTACTGGCCAACAACGGTTGTTAACGCACCCTCTTATCCTAAGCTAGAAGAAGACCTATCCTGTGATGTACTCATTATTGGTGCTGGCAGTTCAGGTGCCCAGTGCGCGAACATCCTTAGTGAACAAGGTTTAAAAGTAGTGATCGTGGACAAAAGAAAAGCTGGAGAAGGTAGCACCAGCACCAATACAGCTCTGATTCAATATGCCGGTGAGAAGAGCTTTGTATCGCTATGTAATTCCTTTGGTGAAGAAATGGCTGCTCGTCATCTTAAACTATGTGAAAAATCGATCAATGACATTGAGCGACTCAGTAGCCAGCTGCCTATTAATCCGGACTTTATCAGACGTGACAGCTTGTACTATGCAAGCGACAAGGAAGATGTCTCTTCTCTAAACGAAGAATATGCTTTGCTTCAGAAATACGGATTCAAGGTTGATCTGTGGGATGAAGATCGCATCAAGCAGGCGTACCCTTTTCAAAAAGCAGGCGCTCTGTACTATTATGATGATGCTGAGATGAATCCGCTAAAGTTTGTATATGGGCTGCTTGAGAAAGTAACATCTAATGGCGGTTTAATGTACGAAAATACGGAAATAACAGGTAAACGCTTTGAACAAGACTATGCCGTTTTCTACACCAAGGAGCGTCATGAAATTCGGGCAAAACATGTTATCATCGCCGCCGGTTATGAAGATCGTGAGTTTAAAGTGGAGAAAAACGCCTCGCTCGCGAGCTCTTATGCTGTCATTACCAAGCCCATTGAAGATTGGTCGAGCTGGTATAAACGAACATTAATATGGGAAACTGCCCGGCCCTATGTCTACATGCGCACAACGCCAGACAATCGAATAATTATCGGGGGTATGGACAAGGACACAGCCTACGCCACAACAAGGGATTCTAAGCTTATAGCAAGTAAAGACAAACTCATTCATGAGTTTAATCAATTGTTTCCGGACATTCCGGCAGAACCGGAATATTATTTGGGAGCTTTCTACGGTGGAACACACGACGGGTTACCTATAATCGGTCAATATGAATCATACCCACATTGTTATGTCATTATGGCATACGGTGATAATGGCACGGTGTATAACGGTGTGTTAGCCAAAATAGTTGCCGATAAAATCGTAACAGGATCAAGTCCCGATTGGGATATCTATCTGCAAAGCAGACCACTCATCGCTCACTAA
- a CDS encoding TetR/AcrR family transcriptional regulator produces MPEKPVKRLRGRPKQDYNDISIQQTIIYTASTLFKESGYEAVSLQQIGKQCGVSKPTIYYHFASKPELFKVAMTTMLNNVRKVTSHLLNEAEHLEHGLVRLAEARLANPHAEIETMMREAESFLDEKQVREIREAEQQIHELLANHFKLAMDQQILREEDPMFLAETFSTLMLMGNRENNPQKYESHLALAQKIVSLFWQGAKVT; encoded by the coding sequence ATGCCAGAGAAACCAGTAAAACGTTTACGGGGAAGGCCTAAACAGGATTACAATGATATATCCATACAGCAGACGATCATTTATACAGCTTCCACACTGTTTAAGGAATCCGGCTATGAAGCGGTCTCACTTCAACAGATCGGGAAACAATGCGGTGTATCCAAACCTACTATTTATTATCATTTCGCGAGTAAACCCGAACTATTCAAGGTCGCCATGACAACAATGCTTAACAATGTTCGAAAGGTCACTTCACATTTGCTGAACGAAGCCGAGCATCTTGAGCATGGTTTGGTGCGATTGGCCGAGGCCAGATTAGCGAACCCCCATGCGGAGATTGAAACGATGATGAGAGAAGCTGAGTCTTTTCTTGATGAAAAGCAAGTTCGGGAAATCCGTGAAGCTGAGCAGCAGATCCATGAATTGCTGGCTAACCATTTCAAGCTCGCTATGGATCAGCAGATCCTTCGTGAAGAAGATCCCATGTTCTTGGCGGAGACCTTCTCGACCTTAATGTTAATGGGAAATCGTGAAAACAACCCGCAAAAGTATGAATCCCACCTCGCTCTCGCCCAAAAGATTGTATCCCTTTTCTGGCAGGGCGCAAAGGTAACTTGA
- the trpS gene encoding tryptophan--tRNA ligase, producing the protein MKQRILSGIKPSGDLNIGGYGGALSQFIKYQHEFECFFFIPDLHAITVYQDPEELRRRSREIAAFYIAAGVDPAKACIFLQSQVAAHPELSWLLETQASFGELSRMTQFKDKSEGKDVVSSALFTYPVLMAADILLYQATHVPVGEDQKQHLELTRDLAERFNHRFGETFTLPEPIIQEIGCRIMGLDNPSKKMSKSNPNLSSYVLLLDSPEIIKKKFARAVTDSEGSVYYNWETKPAISNLIEIYSVFSDESIENVVKKFDGQGYGTFKKELAELVVEKLVPLQNRFKEIVNSAQLDEILKDGAEQAAIQANITLTKAKQAMGLITF; encoded by the coding sequence ATGAAACAGAGAATTTTATCGGGTATTAAGCCGAGCGGTGACTTGAACATTGGAGGGTATGGTGGTGCTTTAAGTCAATTTATTAAGTATCAACATGAGTTTGAGTGCTTTTTCTTTATTCCTGATCTACATGCGATCACGGTGTATCAAGATCCAGAAGAATTACGGCGGCGGTCACGAGAAATTGCAGCATTTTATATTGCGGCAGGTGTAGATCCTGCTAAAGCATGCATATTTCTTCAATCCCAGGTTGCAGCACATCCTGAGCTTTCATGGTTGCTGGAAACGCAGGCTAGCTTTGGAGAGTTGAGTCGGATGACACAATTCAAGGATAAATCAGAGGGCAAGGATGTTGTCAGCTCTGCGCTGTTTACCTATCCCGTCCTAATGGCCGCGGACATTCTACTCTACCAGGCGACACATGTACCCGTAGGGGAAGACCAGAAGCAGCATTTGGAACTAACGCGTGATTTAGCCGAACGGTTCAATCATCGCTTTGGTGAAACATTCACCCTACCTGAGCCCATTATTCAAGAGATTGGATGCCGGATCATGGGACTGGATAACCCGTCGAAGAAAATGAGTAAAAGCAACCCGAATCTTAGCAGTTATGTGCTGCTCTTAGACTCACCTGAGATAATCAAGAAGAAATTTGCTCGTGCAGTCACGGATTCTGAAGGAAGCGTATATTACAATTGGGAGACGAAACCTGCCATTAGCAACTTAATTGAAATCTACTCTGTATTCTCAGACGAATCAATAGAGAACGTTGTGAAAAAGTTCGACGGACAGGGTTATGGTACATTCAAAAAAGAATTAGCTGAACTGGTCGTTGAGAAATTAGTCCCGCTTCAGAATCGATTCAAGGAAATCGTGAACTCGGCACAGTTGGATGAGATTCTTAAGGATGGTGCTGAACAAGCAGCCATACAGGCGAATATTACACTTACCAAAGCGAAACAGGCGATGGGATTAATCACATTTTAG